CAGATTACATTCACGTGTTATCCAAACACATTAAGATGTTTTTATGTTGAATTCCAGTCCACTTGTCTTTCTTTCTTGTAGAAATCACCTGATTCAAACATACTGACTATGTTTAACATATCATTCAGGTAacttaaaacttattttactagtttaaaacttatttgactagtttTAGGGTTGTGGATATTGCAAGGCCACTTAGGCATTTGCCCTAGGCCCCATAACAAAGAAGGGAAGCTACACTAATATTAACATTTTTTAAGACTAACCAATaccattattaatattatttaattggTATATTTCAATTTATTAGCATTAAATTCCAATTAACCTTCACCATTAATTCTCTCTCTACCGAGTCATCTCCTTctctaaagtttttttttttgaacgttccTTCTCTAAAGTTGAAACCAATGTATAATGTGTTTCATCATCTTCCCTTTGAAAGTTGAAGCCAACGGATAAATTCTGCCCCcttcaaacaacaaaaaaaccaaaaaattaaACTTGTGACTCCGTGTCTCTCAAAATACAACATCAGGTCactattataagaaaaaaacaatattttaaattcattGAATAAATGACGTATCTAATCATTATTATAGACTAGATACATCATATATtgaatgaattaatttttttttcttataataatGATCGGAGAGTGTAACATTTTAAGTGAAAACTTAAAGACTTCCAACGGAAGGAAAAGAGACAACCTTTAACCCCTCAAACGAATGAAAATGTGACTTTTCGAGTATTACTTTCATCATACTCAACTTAAACATTACGTTCATGATAAGACACAATTCTTCTTATTTGAAAGATGCATCAGATAACCTCGTACGCTTGAAAAGACACATTTTTATGTCAAACCGAGCTAGCTATCTTTACTCCACACAATTAAACTCAGAGCTATCACCCTTATCTCGGAGCACGAGATCACAAGGGCGCCATGATATCTTAATAACTTCGGATCATAGAGACTATCCTCAGAACTTGATAGTCGAAGCATCCTCATGCCTCAGACAATTGGACTAGGCAACTGTTACAGAATAATATAATAGGTTTGACCCAATTAGAGAGGTCCTTCGCAATTAAGGGAATTGAGATTAATCATTGTAGTATTATTTGTTACATGACCATATCCTATATTTGAATGATTTTCTCCATCTTTACACGACATATATATAATAGAATGAGAGACATCTCTCAAGTAGACATTTATTCTACTCTAATTACTATTTTCTCTTAGCCTTGCTTACTTGAGCTCGGAGTGTCTACAATATACTCACCTCCGTACCCACTATTATTCCATTGGATATGAGACGAAGAAACCTAGCGCAGAAAAACCTTCCCTTTCGAAGAACAAAAAACCTTAATGAGAGTCACCCATTAAGGTTTCATAATTCTAATCCCGAACACAAGCCAAAGCAATATTCCTGCTCAAAAGTAATTCGAACTCTAGCTAGCTCTGGTAGGCATATTGGCATCAACTGAGTATATTGGAGAATAATTGGTCAAGTCCACGTTAACAATTAACGTGACTTGAGAAAATTGATACCTATTGCAATAAAAATCAAACAGGAACCAACATCAAATAGTTTTATATTCCAGGGAATAAAAAGATATTAAAACCGTAAACTTGATCCTCAAACAGTCAAACTCAAGGTACACAATAGAAGTAAAAAACAAtctcaatattccattcataaaTATATTACATCATATAggtaagtaaaaaaaaaaaaatcaaaagaatTCAAGATCCCACACCAATAATGTAGCTAGGATCGTGCGTTTAATCTAATTTTGCATTTACAAGCAGCAAACAGCTCCTAATTAAGCAGCCTGAGAATTCATTGCGGTATAGTTGATGAATCTTAACTTTGAGTGGCCGGTGATTGAGGaccctttgaagaaggagatggttCTGCTTCTTCAGGGGGGAAATCAGAGATGAAAGCCAACATCCTGCGAATACTCACGGACCGCGCCGGCCTGAAGCTGTTCGATCTCTTCATATCCTTGGAGAAGATGTTTGATGAACTTGAAAGGATAAGGTAAACCAAAGCTTGGACCACAAAGAACATGGCAACCTTCAACAACATGTCTCCTAAGCTGCTCTCCATCTTAATGATTTCAAGTTTTGCTGTGTACAACAAAAATGTAACAAATTTTAACCTTCAACGATTTCTTGAGTATCGATCTGAGTCTTTTGAATGTATAGTGCGCACTTATGGTTTGTTGTACTACACGATTGGAATTGGATGTGATGAATGAGTTGTGATTGAGAGAAGTGGCATGCAAACGTGCTTTTTATAGTTGGTGGAAGGACATGTGACGTTTGGACCAGCAAGCCATTGGAAAAAGTAAGACACAAGCCCAAGTTTGACCTGAGATTTCACGTTGGAAATGTTACTATTCAGGTGGAAGTTTCCGTGTTATCCAGAAACTGATATAAAAAGACACGTGTATGAAGAGTATTGGCCATTTGAAGTGTAATGCTTGAAGGGAGAAAAGAAAAGTCCTTGGGAAATGCGACCTTGACTTGATATAATCAATTTCGGGCCACTGAATGGAGATGCTGACTCATCGTATTCATCCATTTTAGCCTCTCTCATTAATTACGTACGTGATGGGATTATTTAATGTGTGTAAGCAAAAGGAAGTTTCTCCTTACTTTGCTTTAGCCTCCGGGTGACATAGGACATGTTTTAACGTACCCATGCTCTTGTGTTGTCTCAGAAGTAATGTCATCCTTTCAATATTTTTGAGaacaaaggaaaaagaaaagattaTAAGCGTGTCTCtatgttttcttttggttacaaTGGAAGAGTGTCTCTATGTATAACTTAATTGACCCACACTCCAAAACATGTAATTTTTGAAGTTACATGTTGTAGCTCATgattttttttgggttacaTGTAGAGTGACGGATTCAGGAATGTTTGGTTGTGGGGCAATATTACTTAAAAACTTTaccaacattttttttattctctaCACGTACAGTCAAATATTTGAggcttcatttatttttttaccaagtaagatttttgcaaacaaattcctttttgaaaaccaatttttattttatcacaCAAGAGGTTATTTAGACTAGAACACGTGATTGTCATAGGTCCAAGTCCTAAAAATACCATCTAGTGTAAAAACTTCAGGAGATCAAACCCTTAGTGCACCCACGCATGCAGAAGTTTTGTGCATCAACtgcctttttttttatatgaatcaAGTAAAATTACATATTTATGTCATGtatatctttttattttgaatgTGCACAAAAATGAAAAGCAAAGTGACAAAAAATTTGATAATATGATTAATTTATTTGTAGCTAAATAAAAGAGTAATGAAAAATGGAAACCAAGTGATTTatagaagctattttatttagCCGTTCGCCTGTTACaaattaagaaaagaaaagaattatCCAATGTATATAAAAAGTAGTTATAGTATCTCTAGAAGTATGGGGGCATTAGCAATTTTGGTGGGGGCAACTTATAATACCAGAGTATATGTTAATGTATTGCTCACAAATTTCATGGGGGCATTTGCCCCACTGTCCTTCAACCTACGTCCGTCCCTGCATGTAGCTCATGATTTAATGTAAGTTTCTGATTTAAAAAATAGGCTGTAAGCACAAATGGGCGAGTAATACTAAAaacaaattgagagaaaaatgattttattaaaaatcaagagaaaaagtataatcCCACAGAGAGGAGGCGAGACTAAAGAAACCACAAAACCAGCCACAGAACTAAAATTAAATGACTTTCATTGCTATTTGCATATAACTGTGAGTTTGGGTTAACGTttgcagaattgattttgacataCATGTTGTAAGCTCACTCTCTAAGATGACATAATTCATGTTTTTGTGGGTTACATAGGAAAGTTAAAACAAAGGCTACACTAAGCTATCAACATACAGTGCTGTCAAAACATGCAAAGGAGGTTGAGCCCAAACACGATGCCCTGCTACGTCACGCACTTCTTGCCCAGACACAATTCATGCTTGCATACACTTatcataaaaatttaaaaagtgatttCTTTTCAAGATTTTTTGTTTGAATAACTTTGACTAGAGTTACTTTTTAATGCTTAATGACCAAAATGAGCATAAATTATGTACAtatgttataataattaataaatacacGGGCATGCatcaattaatttaattttttattgatattaataaaattgttaaataaataaaatatttcaatgatactataatttttaaaatacaatacaatatacaatatatactactaaaaacttataaatatatgaaattggAAAATATAATCAAGTACCGTCTATGGTTGTCTATTATTTTAGGTTGTGAAAATCGATTCCACAAGGTGCATGTTAATGATGATTAAAGAAATGCACAagaaaagggggtttgaattgcGCCCTTTAAAAACTTTAAGATCCAAACTATAGTTGATGATAGACGATGAACTCAATCGTTTGGCGCAACGGATAAGCAAGAGTAAATGAAGCAGACAATGACACACAAGCTTTTATACCGGTTCACCCCAGAACGATAGAGTTACATCCAGTCCTTGGTGTTAACCGAGATTTCACTAAGGGTGAGTTCCAAGGACTCCTCCTTACAGGTATTCTTCAGTTTGTCTCAGACAACAATATTATTTAGCAACTTCCTCTCCAAGCATTGAGTATTATAGCCTCTCCAAGCAAGTATTATTTCAAAACTACCTTTCCAGACATTGAGTACTCTTAAAGCCCCTCCATGCTAAGTATTATTTCAacactgcctctccaggcattgagtattCTTTGTCCCTGCCTCTCCATGCAGAATAAGTATTCTTGTGcatgcctcttcaggcataCAAGTATTCTTTAGCCACTGCCTCTCTAGACAGTTGAGTATTCTTTGGCCACTGCATCTCCATTAATTTCTGAGTTAGGAATATTTTGAATGTGCTTGTTAAATTTAATGTTTTATTCACTCTATAACCCATAAGCATatacaacccttttgaagttTCTTCTAACACTTGATTAATTTGAGCTAACTGTGGCATATTTATACTATGTTGTATGTCAAACGCACCATACTTGGCTTACTATAACACCAGTTCTAAGGTTGCCCCAACTATGCCAGATGTTGCCATCACAACAGAAAAAAATCAAGATAAGGTGACACGATTGAGTATGGAAGAATGAAATCAAGAAAATAAGAGACAAATGTCCAATCCCCAATTTGAAATGATAGGCACAACACAATAAACTTATgagacttaattgcacttttagtccCCCACGATTACAAAAGCTACTATTCTGGTCCCCAACAAAATTTTATTGCATGGATGGTCCCCCACGTTATGCTCCGTTAGCAACTTTAGTCCGGAGTGTCCATTCTGTTAGTTTTCTAATGTTTCTCTCTCCTAGTGGCCACTAACTTATGACATGGAAAATTTAAAACCCAGAAatctatcatcttcatcttctccccatgatcttcatcttcttcttcattgcaTACAACCAAAAACccaggaaaaaaataaaaataaaaaacacactCACACTCGGACAAGAAGAAACGTTTAATTAATTCGTTCACTCCACTAATAATAAACATGAAGCACTCACTCTCAGATCTGGCACTCTCTaattccattttctctctttttactGCAACTGTAAGCTCTCTTTCTCACCCTCTCCTCTTGCTTGAGAGGAATGGAAAAAAGGGAAATTCATTTGAACttgaatttgattttgattctctACAATGAACTGAAATGCTTTTGGTTTTTGTTGTGCCGGTTTTCAATTCAATCGAATCTGGCTCCGATCTGAGTTGAGAAGAGGCACTATCTACCTCTGTGTTCTCAGATTtaatttcttcctcttctctcgaTCTCGTCTCTGATGTTTGATTGTGCGCAGGGAAAGAAGAAGGATCTTGGGTCGAAAAAAGGGATTTCCTGGTTCCATGTTTGATGCAGATTCCTCtcgatttcttcatcttcaccttGCGTCCAATAATCGAACCCTAAAGGTTTCTTCTTTTTTCGTTTTTGCGGCTTGGGTTGAAGATGGGTAAATGGATCTGGGTTGGATTTTTTGTTCTGATGGTTGGGTGTGGAGATGTACAAGTCGAAGGAGTTCAGATGAGGAGGAGATGttggaaaaaaatttaaattgcttgtgttgtttgtttgaTGCCGTTGAAGAACAAAGGTTTGTGAAGGCTGATGATAATtatcatgaagaagaagaaattggcTTGTATAATTACATCAGTGTCATTCTAAGgcttaattcatttttttgttcAACTTGCTGGGTATGGCCGTATAGGTGCTTCAACTTTGTTGGGGTTGTTGCTTTCATTTTTTGGGTTATCTGGGTTAGGATTTTGCTGGGTTGAAGAATGAAGAGGGGTAGATGGATCTGTTGGTTTCCCTGGGTTTTTGGTTGTATGcaatgaagaaggagatgaagatcaTGGGGAGAAGATGAATATGATAGATTTATGGGTTTTACATTTTCCATGTCATCAGTTAGTGGCCACTAGGAGAGAGAAACGTTAGAAAACTAACGGAATGGACACTCTGGGCTAAAGTTACTAACGGAACATAACGTGGGGGACCTTCCATGCAATAAAATTTTGTTAGGGACCAGAATCGTGGCTTTTGTAATCGTGGGCGATCAAAAGAGCAATTAAGCCAACTTATGAACTTGTTGTAAAATCTATTGACTCTTCTACACCATGCAAGGAGAAACAAAACCATAATAAGAAAATATGCTAAGAAATTGATTTGAACAAAACATCTCAATCAAGATCAAATAGAAGAAAGTACCACCCCTAGGTCATAAGAGAAGCCAAACAAAAATAATTAGGAAGCTAGCTAGTCACTCCATAGcctaataaaataaaagagaaccAAATTGTTAGGATGGAATATGTAACAAGAAAATGATTGAATATGGATTCTCAACAAACTAAAGTGACATGGAAATTGTATAAAACATTTCCTAAATCTCCTCCAACATGTCTCTTTGGAAGATTCAAGAATTAGCTTATACAAATTTCCCTTTCACTTCACTTTAAGGACAACTCATGTTCATTAttttcattctttcttcatACCTCATCTTGCCACTTTGAATTTCTATTGATTTATAAGTCCCTGGGTTGGCTtcctatttattttttgtttgtctTCTCTTATAACCTTGGTGcagtgctttcttcttcttcttcatcttggtCGAAGTATTTTATTCAAATAACTACTAAGTCTATTTCCTTATTGTGGTTGTGATTCACCTTGCACGGAGTAGAAACAACAATAATTTCTATACCAGGTCATAAGTTAGTTGTGTGAATCATTCCACATTATGGATTGGACATTTGACTCACCACCCTCTGATATTTTTCTTCCATACTGTAATGAAATTACCATCTGGCAGTGGACAAGGAAAGGCTAAGTCAGCAACAAATGGAGAaatatcagagtttgttacaaaaGATCATGAAAATGTGGGAGTGAGGAAAGGCACTAGGACACGTAAGGCTAACAACAATAGTGACTATGTGTGAGAGTATAAAAGGGAAAATAGTGCTATGGGTATGGGTATGCGAGAAGAAAAGTGTATTCCCCCTTTCTGAATATTCCCTCTGTCTCCCCGTCTCAGTCTCTTCTCATCTTCTTTATTTCTTATGCAATTCTAAACCTACTGTactcttttttttccttctcagattttgagAAGTGACTATTATTGAGGAATATAACAGTATAGAAATTTCACTTTGTCTCTGTTTACTGTGCAACCATTACATTGGTGCTTTCATCACTTCATGGCCGAAAACACACGCATGAAGGAACTCCAAGCTGAAATCAAGAGAAATGTTGAGTTGGTGGACAAGAATTATACAGATCTGCAATCCAAATTGGATGGGATACAACAGGCTACTGATTCCCGATTCTAGCAAATCAGTGAGGCTTTGGCTACTCTCTTACATCGCCAACCCACTTCACCGAGTCCTACCCAGGCTGGGTCGACATCACAGAAACCACCATTTCAGGTGCGTTCAGTTAAGCTGGATTTTCCTCGTTTTGATGGGAAGAATGTACGTGATTGGATTTTTAGGGCAGAGCAATTTTTTGATTATTATGACACACCTGATCATGATCGATTGACCATTGCATCTGTGCATCTTGACCAAGATGTAATTCCATGGTTCCAACTGAACCATCGCACCCATCCTTTTAACTTGTGGGATGCGTTTACATCTGCTCTAGAATTGGATTTCGGTCCCTCTGTGTATGAGTGCCCTCGTTCTGTGTTGTTCAAGCTTATGCAAACTGGTACTGTAAGTGGGTATTATTTGGAATTTACTGCCTTAGCTAACCGTGTTGATGGTTTGAGCACTGCTGCTTTGCTTGATTGTTTTCTGAGTGGTCTTCAGGTGGATATATGCCGAGATGTACGAGCTATGTCTCATACTCATTTGGCCAAAGCTGTGGCATTAGCCAAGCTGTTTGAGGAAAGGTATCAACCAAATTCCAAACCAAAAGTCACAAATCCCCACTCCAAACTTTCACTCACCAATTTTCCATACCAAAAGAATGCTTCCACTGCCACACCAATTCTAAATCTAACCTGCCACCTCTTCTCCCTACACCCCTTACGAAATCATTACCAGCCAACCCCCTTAATCCGAAAGTTAAATATATTTCCCCAGCAGAAATGCAACTTCGGAGGGAAAAAAACTTGTGTTATTGGTGTGATGAAAAATTCTCTTTCAACCACAAGTGTCCCAATAAATACCTCATGATGTTACAACTGACGGATGAAAATGACAGCGACGATACGTCCAACCAGCAGGTTACAACGACCATTTCTGATGACTCACCGGTTGAGGATCATCACTTTTCTCTGAATGCCATGCGGGGCTTCACAGGTGTGGGTACCATTCGATTTACTGGTCAGATTGGAAATATCTCTGTGCAAGTTTTGGTGGATGGCGGAAGCTCTGACTGCTTTCTCCAACCACATATTGCTAAGTTTCTTCAGTTACCAATTGAATCTAAGCCTAATTTCAAGGTCTTGGTTGGGAATGGCCAAAAAATGGAAACAGAAGGTTGGATTAGTAAATTAAAGGTTGTCATTCAGGGGCATGAATTGTTGGTGCCTGTTTATTTGTTGCCTGTCGCCGGTGCAGATCTTATTTTGGGATCCCCTTGGCTAGCTACACTAGGACCCCATGTGGCTGATTATGCTGCCTTGTTCCTCAAATTTTTTTACCAGGGCAGATTTATTACCTTACAGGGAGAGTCGTCCAGCACACCTACACAGGCCCAATTCCACCAACTCAAACGTTTGAATGATACTAGTGCAATTTCAGAGAGTTTTGTTGTTCAATTACTGGCCCCAGAGAATTCTACTGACAATTTTCCTGAGCTCCCTGTGGATATTGATCCTGACATTGCGCACGTACTGCGATCGTGTGGTCTTCCAAACTCCTACAGGTTTACCTCCTCACCAAACTCAGAATCATACCATTCCCTTACTCCCAGATGCAAAGCCCGTCAAAGTGCGACCTTATCGATATCCCCACAGTCAAAAGGAACAGATTGAGAAAATGGTCCAGGACATGCTGAGTCAGGGTATTATTCAACCAAGCACTAGTCCATTTTCTTCTCCTATTGTCCTTGTTAAAAAGAAAGACGGTCGATGGAGGTTTTGTACTGACTATCGCGCGCTAAATGCCATAACTATTAAGGATAGTTTTCCTATGCCAACGGTGGATGAATTATTGGATGAACTATTTGGTGCCAAATACTTTTCTAAATTGGATCTTCGCTCCGGCTACCATCAAATTTTGGTTCAGCAGGACGATCGTTATAAGACTACTTTTAGGACTCATCATGGGCATTATGAGTGGCTTGTTATGCCTTTCGGCCTCACCAACGCCCCTGCAACTTTTCAATGTTTGATGAACACTGTTTTTGGGAAGGAGTTACGGAAATTTGTGCTTGTTTTTTTTATGACATCCTTGTTTATAGTCCTTCTTGGTCTGATCATTTGCTCCATTTAGAGTCAGTGTTACAAACACTACAACACCATGTTTTATTTGCTAGACTTTCTAAGTGCTCTTTTGGCCTCCTTGAGGTGGAATACTTGGGCCATATGGTCTCGGGTACTGGCGTGGCCATGGAGACTAGCAAAATACAAGCCATATTAGAGTGGCCTCAACCTGTTTCCATCAAACAATTAAGGGGTTTCCTTGGTCTGACTGGATATTACCGTCAGTTTATTCAATCATATGCCATGATAGCTGGTCCACTTACTGATTTGTTGAAGAAAGATTCCTTCTGTTGGACTGAAGCTGCTCACCAAGCTTTCATC
This portion of the Lotus japonicus ecotype B-129 chromosome 3, LjGifu_v1.2 genome encodes:
- the LOC130748157 gene encoding uncharacterized protein LOC130748157, which produces MESSLGDMLLKVAMFFVVQALVYLILSSSSNIFSKDMKRSNSFRPARSVSIRRMLAFISDFPPEEAEPSPSSKGPQSPATQS